A region from the Eublepharis macularius isolate TG4126 chromosome 13, MPM_Emac_v1.0, whole genome shotgun sequence genome encodes:
- the MRPL40 gene encoding 39S ribosomal protein L40, mitochondrial: protein MLARVAASGVLNLLRCQARGSLCSSQLTCYVQGRENHWQSSLMGLSTALPMRAEPRKKKKVDPRRELAIKDRMKKRLKKLEKAPQELIPIEDFITPYKYMDEARVRDTSPLSFEESERRALLMKKWALHKQQQHKAEMKTIRTLLEAQEKALKELRLESEELYQAAIRRDDDLFPFERQEPVYTPPLPTFEAPEGKCNDVTKVYTH from the exons ATGTTAGCCCGGGTTGCGGCCTCAGGGGTGCTGAACCTGCTTCGCTGCCAAGCAAGAGGCTCCTTGTGTAG CTCCCAGTTAACCTGCTATGTTCAAGGCCGAGAAAACCACTGGCAGTCTTCACTTATGGGACTCAGCACAGCTCTACCCATGAG agcagaaccaaggaaaaagaagaaggTGGATCCTAGAAGAGAACTAGCCATAAAGGACCGGATGAAGAAGAGgttaaaaaaattggaaaaagctCCTCAGGAGCTGATTCCTATTGAAGACTTCATTACACCATACAAATACATGGATGAAGCAAG GGTTCGAGACACCTCCCCCTTGTCCTTTGAGGAGAGCGAAAGGCGAGCCCTCCTTATGAAGAAGTGGGCTCTgcacaagcagcagcagcacaaggcagAGATGAAAACCATCCGAACCCTGCTGGAAGCCCAGGAAAAGGCATTAAAAGAGCTGCGGCTTGAATCGGAGGAACTGTATCAGGCAGCGATTCGGCGAGACGACGACTTGTTTCCTTTCGAGAGGCAGGAGCCGGTGTACACACCCCCGCTGCCTACTTTCGAGGCTCCCGAAGggaagtgcaatgatgtcactaaaGTGTATACACACTGA
- the UFD1 gene encoding ubiquitin recognition factor in ER-associated degradation protein 1, giving the protein MFSFNMFDHPIPRVFQNRFSTQYRCFSVSMLAGPNDRSDVEKGGKIIMPPSALDQLSRLNITYPMLFKLTNKNSDRMTHCGVLEFVADEGICYLPHWMMQNLLLEEGGLVQVESVNLQVATYSKFQPQSPDFLDITNPKAVLENALRNFACLTTGDVIAINYNEKIYELRVMETKPDKAVSIIECDMNVDFDAPLGYKEPERQAHHEETTDTEADHSGYVSDLGFRAFSGSGNRLDGKKKGVEPSPSPIKPGDIRRGIPNYEFKIGKITFIRNSRPLVKKMEEDEPGSRFIAFSGEGQSLRKKGRKP; this is encoded by the exons ATG TTTTCGTTCAATATGTTTGATCATCCAATCCCCCGGGTTTTCCAGAACCGCTTCTCAACGCAGTACCGCTGCTTCTCGGTGTCCATGCTCGCCGGACCTAATGACAGGTCAGATGTGGAGAAAGGCGGGAAGA TAATTATGCCACCTTCTGCTTTGGATCAACTCA GCCGGCTTAATATCACCTATCCTATGTTGTTTAAACTGACTAATAAAAACTCAGACCGAATGACCCACTGTGGGGTTCTTGAATTTGTGGCTGATGAGGGCATTTGTTACCTTCCACACTGG ATGATGCAGAACTTGCTTCTGGAGGAAGGAGGCCTGGTGCAGGTGGAGAGTGTTAATCTCCAGGTGGCTACTTACTCAAAATTTCAGCCGCAGAGTCCCGATTTCCTCGACATCACCAACCCCAAAGCAGT ATTGGAAAATGCTCTGAGAAATTTTGCTTGCCTAACCACCGGAGACGTCATCGCCATCAACTACAATGAGAAG ATCTATGAGCTTCGAGTAATGGAGACTAAACCTGACAAAGCTGTGTCCATCATAGAGTGCGACATGAAT GTAGATTTTGATGCACCTTTGGGTTACAAGGAACCAGAACGACAGGCGCACCACGAGGAAACCACT GATACTGAAGCAGACCACAGTGGTTATGTGAGTGACCTGGGATTCCGT GCCTTTTCAGGATCTGGGAACAGGCTGGATGGGAAAAAGAAAGGTGTTGAACCAAGTCCTTCCCCAATTAAACCTGGAGATATTCGAAG gggaATACCCAATTACGAATTCAAAATCGGCAAGATCACATTCATCAGAAATTCACGGCCACTGGTCAAGAAAATGGAAGAA GATGAACCTGGAAGTCGCTTCATTGCATTTTCTGGAGAAGGCCAGTCATTGCgcaagaaaggaagaaagccCTAA
- the C13H22orf39 gene encoding UPF0545 protein C22orf39 homolog, with protein sequence MADEATWRPPRACDDYWSEWKHCRSIRNLFHNYYTYGEAPTCKQWKRDYENCREWEKTKSSAAKDSLCKSERERIVEKQKRAPVWNLRKSPPVDWYLPLDEGKSK encoded by the exons ATGGCTGATGAGGCGACCTGGAGG CCTCCACGAGCATGTGATGACTACTGGTCTGAATGGAAACACTGCCGGAGCATCCGGAACCTTTTCCATAATTACTATACTTATGGGGAAGCACCTACATGTAAGCAGTGGAAAAGGGACTATGAAAACTGCAGAGAGTGGGAGAAAACAAAAAGCTCTGCGGCAAAG GACTCCCTCTGTAAGAGTGAAAGAGAGCGGATTGTGGAAAAACAGAAGCGCGCGCCGGTGTGGAACTTAAggaaaagccctccagtggacTGGTACCTGCCTCTTGATGAAGGCAAATCAAAGTGA